The Manihot esculenta cultivar AM560-2 chromosome 1, M.esculenta_v8, whole genome shotgun sequence genome has a window encoding:
- the LOC110617147 gene encoding myb family transcription factor PHL8 isoform X1, translated as MGFQNLQNQNMNLVLSTDPKPRLKWTPELHHRFVEALRQLGGEDKATPKSLMRVMGVPRLTLYHLKSHLQKYRLAKRHPTELQSEFQSQSQSQSQGSIENKKVLLDADYKEIQISNPALRGGISEGNQSPLNESFQIAQVLQMQMEVQRKIHEQIEVQRHLQVRIEAQGKYLQSVLKKAQETLSGYSSSSLGIELAKAELSRLVSMVNNECRSPSISELTEIEGSSLKGTERKKMRGTVCSMESSLTSSESSGRKEDKQLTNEFGNTHKSNPASIELPLMDIHPREKPWNSGTSDQVKKRTCCTISDGICVEQPPVKRSKIGDRLRIFDLNSHCQNEFESGSKTIDLNCKGIEQVNGQL; from the exons ATGGGTTTCCAAAATTTGCAAAATCAAAACATGAACTTGGTTTTGTCCACTGACCCAAAACCTAGGCTTAAGTGGACTCCAGAGCTACATCACAGATTTGTTGAAGCTCTCAGGCAACTTGGAGGGGAAGACA AGGCAACACCAAAGAGTCTGATGAGGGTGATGGGTGTTCCTAGACTTACTTTGTACCACCTCAAGAGCCATTTGCAG AAGTATAGGCTGGCCAAGAGACATCCAACAGAGTTACAGTCAGAGTTTCAGTCTCAATCTCAGTCACAGTCTCAGGGCAGTATTGAGAATAAGAAAG TTCTCCTTGATGCAGATTACAAAGAGATCCAGATTAGTAATCCTGCTCTACGAGGAGGAATCAGTGAAGGAAATCAAAGTCCACTCAACGA AAGCTTTCAGATAGCTCAGGTTCTCCAAATGCAAATGGAAGTGCAGAGGAAAATTCATGAACAGATTGAG GTGCAAAGACATTTACAAGTCAGAATAGAAGCTCAAGGGAAATACTTACAATCAGTATTGAAGAAGGCACAGGAAACACTTTCTGGTTATAGTTCTTCTTCTCTGGGTATAGAACTCGCAAAAGCTGAACTGTCTCGATTAGTCTCGATGGTTAACAATGAATGTCGAAGCCCTTCAATCTCAGAATTAACAGAAATAGAAGGTTCAAGCTTGAAAGGcacagagagaaaaaaaatgagaggCACAGTTTGTTCAATGGAAAGCTCCTTGACATCATCTGAGAGCTCTGGGAGAAAGGAAGATAAACAACTAACGAACGAGTTCGGCAACACCCACAAGTCCAACCCTGCTTCTATTGAGCTACCTTTAATGGATATTCACCCTCGAGAAAAGCCATGGAACAGTGGCACAAGTGATCAAGTGAAGAAGAGAACTTGCTGCACAATTTCtgatggcatctgtgtggagcAGCCGCCTGTGAAAAGATCAAAAATTGGTGACAGATTGAGAATATTTGATCTCAATAGCCATTGTCAGAATGAATTTGAATCAGGTTCAAAAACAATAGATCTGAATTGCAAGGGAATTGAACAAGTGAATGGGCAACTCTAA
- the LOC110617147 gene encoding myb family transcription factor PHL8 isoform X3 — MGFQNLQNQNMNLVLSTDPKPRLKWTPELHHRFVEALRQLGGEDKATPKSLMRVMGVPRLTLYHLKSHLQKYRLAKRHPTELQSEFQSQSQSQSQGSIENKKDYKEIQISNPALRGGISEGNQSPLNESFQIAQVLQMQMEVQRKIHEQIEVQRHLQVRIEAQGKYLQSVLKKAQETLSGYSSSSLGIELAKAELSRLVSMVNNECRSPSISELTEIEGSSLKGTERKKMRGTVCSMESSLTSSESSGRKEDKQLTNEFGNTHKSNPASIELPLMDIHPREKPWNSGTSDQVKKRTCCTISDGICVEQPPVKRSKIGDRLRIFDLNSHCQNEFESGSKTIDLNCKGIEQVNGQL, encoded by the exons ATGGGTTTCCAAAATTTGCAAAATCAAAACATGAACTTGGTTTTGTCCACTGACCCAAAACCTAGGCTTAAGTGGACTCCAGAGCTACATCACAGATTTGTTGAAGCTCTCAGGCAACTTGGAGGGGAAGACA AGGCAACACCAAAGAGTCTGATGAGGGTGATGGGTGTTCCTAGACTTACTTTGTACCACCTCAAGAGCCATTTGCAG AAGTATAGGCTGGCCAAGAGACATCCAACAGAGTTACAGTCAGAGTTTCAGTCTCAATCTCAGTCACAGTCTCAGGGCAGTATTGAGAATAAGAAAG ATTACAAAGAGATCCAGATTAGTAATCCTGCTCTACGAGGAGGAATCAGTGAAGGAAATCAAAGTCCACTCAACGA AAGCTTTCAGATAGCTCAGGTTCTCCAAATGCAAATGGAAGTGCAGAGGAAAATTCATGAACAGATTGAG GTGCAAAGACATTTACAAGTCAGAATAGAAGCTCAAGGGAAATACTTACAATCAGTATTGAAGAAGGCACAGGAAACACTTTCTGGTTATAGTTCTTCTTCTCTGGGTATAGAACTCGCAAAAGCTGAACTGTCTCGATTAGTCTCGATGGTTAACAATGAATGTCGAAGCCCTTCAATCTCAGAATTAACAGAAATAGAAGGTTCAAGCTTGAAAGGcacagagagaaaaaaaatgagaggCACAGTTTGTTCAATGGAAAGCTCCTTGACATCATCTGAGAGCTCTGGGAGAAAGGAAGATAAACAACTAACGAACGAGTTCGGCAACACCCACAAGTCCAACCCTGCTTCTATTGAGCTACCTTTAATGGATATTCACCCTCGAGAAAAGCCATGGAACAGTGGCACAAGTGATCAAGTGAAGAAGAGAACTTGCTGCACAATTTCtgatggcatctgtgtggagcAGCCGCCTGTGAAAAGATCAAAAATTGGTGACAGATTGAGAATATTTGATCTCAATAGCCATTGTCAGAATGAATTTGAATCAGGTTCAAAAACAATAGATCTGAATTGCAAGGGAATTGAACAAGTGAATGGGCAACTCTAA
- the LOC110617147 gene encoding myb family transcription factor PHL8 isoform X4, translated as MGFQNLQNQNMNLVLSTDPKPRLKWTPELHHRFVEALRQLGGEDKATPKSLMRVMGVPRLTLYHLKSHLQYRLAKRHPTELQSEFQSQSQSQSQGSIENKKDYKEIQISNPALRGGISEGNQSPLNESFQIAQVLQMQMEVQRKIHEQIEVQRHLQVRIEAQGKYLQSVLKKAQETLSGYSSSSLGIELAKAELSRLVSMVNNECRSPSISELTEIEGSSLKGTERKKMRGTVCSMESSLTSSESSGRKEDKQLTNEFGNTHKSNPASIELPLMDIHPREKPWNSGTSDQVKKRTCCTISDGICVEQPPVKRSKIGDRLRIFDLNSHCQNEFESGSKTIDLNCKGIEQVNGQL; from the exons ATGGGTTTCCAAAATTTGCAAAATCAAAACATGAACTTGGTTTTGTCCACTGACCCAAAACCTAGGCTTAAGTGGACTCCAGAGCTACATCACAGATTTGTTGAAGCTCTCAGGCAACTTGGAGGGGAAGACA AGGCAACACCAAAGAGTCTGATGAGGGTGATGGGTGTTCCTAGACTTACTTTGTACCACCTCAAGAGCCATTTGCAG TATAGGCTGGCCAAGAGACATCCAACAGAGTTACAGTCAGAGTTTCAGTCTCAATCTCAGTCACAGTCTCAGGGCAGTATTGAGAATAAGAAAG ATTACAAAGAGATCCAGATTAGTAATCCTGCTCTACGAGGAGGAATCAGTGAAGGAAATCAAAGTCCACTCAACGA AAGCTTTCAGATAGCTCAGGTTCTCCAAATGCAAATGGAAGTGCAGAGGAAAATTCATGAACAGATTGAG GTGCAAAGACATTTACAAGTCAGAATAGAAGCTCAAGGGAAATACTTACAATCAGTATTGAAGAAGGCACAGGAAACACTTTCTGGTTATAGTTCTTCTTCTCTGGGTATAGAACTCGCAAAAGCTGAACTGTCTCGATTAGTCTCGATGGTTAACAATGAATGTCGAAGCCCTTCAATCTCAGAATTAACAGAAATAGAAGGTTCAAGCTTGAAAGGcacagagagaaaaaaaatgagaggCACAGTTTGTTCAATGGAAAGCTCCTTGACATCATCTGAGAGCTCTGGGAGAAAGGAAGATAAACAACTAACGAACGAGTTCGGCAACACCCACAAGTCCAACCCTGCTTCTATTGAGCTACCTTTAATGGATATTCACCCTCGAGAAAAGCCATGGAACAGTGGCACAAGTGATCAAGTGAAGAAGAGAACTTGCTGCACAATTTCtgatggcatctgtgtggagcAGCCGCCTGTGAAAAGATCAAAAATTGGTGACAGATTGAGAATATTTGATCTCAATAGCCATTGTCAGAATGAATTTGAATCAGGTTCAAAAACAATAGATCTGAATTGCAAGGGAATTGAACAAGTGAATGGGCAACTCTAA
- the LOC110617147 gene encoding myb family transcription factor PHL8 isoform X2 — MGFQNLQNQNMNLVLSTDPKPRLKWTPELHHRFVEALRQLGGEDKATPKSLMRVMGVPRLTLYHLKSHLQYRLAKRHPTELQSEFQSQSQSQSQGSIENKKVLLDADYKEIQISNPALRGGISEGNQSPLNESFQIAQVLQMQMEVQRKIHEQIEVQRHLQVRIEAQGKYLQSVLKKAQETLSGYSSSSLGIELAKAELSRLVSMVNNECRSPSISELTEIEGSSLKGTERKKMRGTVCSMESSLTSSESSGRKEDKQLTNEFGNTHKSNPASIELPLMDIHPREKPWNSGTSDQVKKRTCCTISDGICVEQPPVKRSKIGDRLRIFDLNSHCQNEFESGSKTIDLNCKGIEQVNGQL; from the exons ATGGGTTTCCAAAATTTGCAAAATCAAAACATGAACTTGGTTTTGTCCACTGACCCAAAACCTAGGCTTAAGTGGACTCCAGAGCTACATCACAGATTTGTTGAAGCTCTCAGGCAACTTGGAGGGGAAGACA AGGCAACACCAAAGAGTCTGATGAGGGTGATGGGTGTTCCTAGACTTACTTTGTACCACCTCAAGAGCCATTTGCAG TATAGGCTGGCCAAGAGACATCCAACAGAGTTACAGTCAGAGTTTCAGTCTCAATCTCAGTCACAGTCTCAGGGCAGTATTGAGAATAAGAAAG TTCTCCTTGATGCAGATTACAAAGAGATCCAGATTAGTAATCCTGCTCTACGAGGAGGAATCAGTGAAGGAAATCAAAGTCCACTCAACGA AAGCTTTCAGATAGCTCAGGTTCTCCAAATGCAAATGGAAGTGCAGAGGAAAATTCATGAACAGATTGAG GTGCAAAGACATTTACAAGTCAGAATAGAAGCTCAAGGGAAATACTTACAATCAGTATTGAAGAAGGCACAGGAAACACTTTCTGGTTATAGTTCTTCTTCTCTGGGTATAGAACTCGCAAAAGCTGAACTGTCTCGATTAGTCTCGATGGTTAACAATGAATGTCGAAGCCCTTCAATCTCAGAATTAACAGAAATAGAAGGTTCAAGCTTGAAAGGcacagagagaaaaaaaatgagaggCACAGTTTGTTCAATGGAAAGCTCCTTGACATCATCTGAGAGCTCTGGGAGAAAGGAAGATAAACAACTAACGAACGAGTTCGGCAACACCCACAAGTCCAACCCTGCTTCTATTGAGCTACCTTTAATGGATATTCACCCTCGAGAAAAGCCATGGAACAGTGGCACAAGTGATCAAGTGAAGAAGAGAACTTGCTGCACAATTTCtgatggcatctgtgtggagcAGCCGCCTGTGAAAAGATCAAAAATTGGTGACAGATTGAGAATATTTGATCTCAATAGCCATTGTCAGAATGAATTTGAATCAGGTTCAAAAACAATAGATCTGAATTGCAAGGGAATTGAACAAGTGAATGGGCAACTCTAA